The following coding sequences are from one Ooceraea biroi isolate clonal line C1 chromosome 5, Obir_v5.4, whole genome shotgun sequence window:
- the LOC105283785 gene encoding uncharacterized protein LOC105283785 isoform X1, with the protein MRSIRNCIVVHSAFSPQLCACAEFLARNVCIAGCSHRSVVAVVRKCLSNIRTSPSLLSRVPTRMPTSTPWTSQSKKVSSATTPAVSSQILATNSRGPFQTASYDADVSWKQSPVSKRKKQEMSDAFQGALINALKEPTTQITDPLDGFVCRLAEGMRRLPYCERARLEITFLTLLAEKEELCNNRNMEPRY; encoded by the exons ATGCGCAGCATCCGCAACTGCATAGTGGTTCATTCCGCTTTCTCTCCCCAGCTCTGTGCGTGTGCGGAGTTCCTCGCGAGAAACGTGTGCATCGCGGGTTGCTCACACCGATCAGTGGTAGCTGTCGTGAGAAAG TGTTTGTCGAATATTCGTACTTCTCCATCATTGTTGTCTCGTGTGCCCACACGAATGCCCACATCAACTCCATGGACTTCGCAATCCAAGAAAGTCTCTTCCGCAACGACGCCAGCTGTCAGTTCACAAATACTAGCCACAAATTCAAGAG GACCTTTCCAAACTGCAAGTTATGATGCAGATGTATCCTGGAAGCAATCTCCTGTAAGCAAAA GAAAAAAGCAGGAAATGAGCGATGCTTTTCAAGGAGCCTTAATTAATGCTTTAAAAGAACCAACAACACAGATCACTGATCCGCTAGATGGATTTGTATGTCGGTTAGCAGAAGGGATGCGAAGACTGCCGTATTGTGAGAGAGCTCGCCtagaaataacatttttaacattgCTCGCTGAAAAAGAAGAACTGTGTAACAATCGAAATATGGAACCAAGGTATTAG
- the LOC105283785 gene encoding uncharacterized protein LOC105283785 isoform X3: MRSIRNCIVVHSAFSPQLCACAEFLARNVCIAGCSHRSVVAVVRKCLSNIRTSPSLLSRVPTRMPTSTPWTSQSKKVSSATTPAVSSQILATNSRGPFQTASYDADVSWKQSPVSKIHIMFQEKSRK, translated from the exons ATGCGCAGCATCCGCAACTGCATAGTGGTTCATTCCGCTTTCTCTCCCCAGCTCTGTGCGTGTGCGGAGTTCCTCGCGAGAAACGTGTGCATCGCGGGTTGCTCACACCGATCAGTGGTAGCTGTCGTGAGAAAG TGTTTGTCGAATATTCGTACTTCTCCATCATTGTTGTCTCGTGTGCCCACACGAATGCCCACATCAACTCCATGGACTTCGCAATCCAAGAAAGTCTCTTCCGCAACGACGCCAGCTGTCAGTTCACAAATACTAGCCACAAATTCAAGAG GACCTTTCCAAACTGCAAGTTATGATGCAGATGTATCCTGGAAGCAATCTCCTGTAAGCAAAA TACACATAATGTTTCAGGAAAAAAGCAGGAAATGA
- the LOC105283785 gene encoding uncharacterized protein LOC105283785 isoform X2 → MPTSTPWTSQSKKVSSATTPAVSSQILATNSRGPFQTASYDADVSWKQSPVSKRKKQEMSDAFQGALINALKEPTTQITDPLDGFVCRLAEGMRRLPYCERARLEITFLTLLAEKEELCNNRNMEPRY, encoded by the exons ATGCCCACATCAACTCCATGGACTTCGCAATCCAAGAAAGTCTCTTCCGCAACGACGCCAGCTGTCAGTTCACAAATACTAGCCACAAATTCAAGAG GACCTTTCCAAACTGCAAGTTATGATGCAGATGTATCCTGGAAGCAATCTCCTGTAAGCAAAA GAAAAAAGCAGGAAATGAGCGATGCTTTTCAAGGAGCCTTAATTAATGCTTTAAAAGAACCAACAACACAGATCACTGATCCGCTAGATGGATTTGTATGTCGGTTAGCAGAAGGGATGCGAAGACTGCCGTATTGTGAGAGAGCTCGCCtagaaataacatttttaacattgCTCGCTGAAAAAGAAGAACTGTGTAACAATCGAAATATGGAACCAAGGTATTAG